Within Vannielia litorea, the genomic segment TTGTCTACACGATCACCGCGCGCGAGCTGACCTGAGCGCGCAATACCGGGGGGATGCGGCAGAACGGCCGCCTCCCTCCGGCGTGCGGATCGGGCATGGAACAGGCATGAGCGCCGGGTTTCGTCAGACAGTGATCGCCTGGGCCGCAGCCTTGATGCTGGCGGTCATGGGGGCCGTTTCGGCGCATCACATGGGGCCGCCCTCGGAAGATGCGTTCGCCGTGGCCGAGCTGCGGGCGCTGGGCGTGACGGCGGATGACCTCTGCGGCCCTGTAGACGCGGGCCATGCCTGGCACTGCCCGTTCTGCCACAAGCTGCCCGAGGCGCCCCGGCTTGCCGCGCCCGACGCGGTGCAGCGGCTGGCCCGGGTGATGCCCGAGACGCGGGGTAGCGACCTCCTGCACGGGCCGCAGCATATCTTCTCCCACCACAGCACGCGCGGACCGCCGCGCCTCTCCTGAGCAATCCAACCGACTGACACGCGGCGCGGGATGGTCCCGTGCCCGGATTCTCATGGAGACTGACACATGCTGAACCACAGCTTTCTGGCCGCCTGCGGCCTGACCCTCATGGCCGCGACGGCCCATGCCCATGCCACCCTCGAACAGGCAGAGGCCACGGTGGGGGCGACGACCAAGATCACCCTGCGCGTGCCCCACGGCTGCGAAGGCGAGGCGACCCATACGGTGCGGATCGAGATCCCCGAAGGGTTCTATGCCGTGAAGCCGATGCCCAAGCCGGGCTGGGCGCTGGAGACGGAGATTGGCGCCTACGAAACCCCCTATGACAACCACGGAACGATGATGACCGAGGGCGTTCGTGCGGTGGTGTGGAGCGGCGGCGACCTGGCCGACGCGCATTACGACGAGTTCGTGCTTCGCGGATCGGTGGGCAAGCAGTTCGACGGGGGCGAGGTGATCTACTTCCCTGCCGTGCAGACCTGCGCCAATGGCGTGGCCGACTGGACCGACACCAGCGGCGCCCCCGATGTGCCCAACCCCGCGCCCAAGCTGACGCTGGTGGCGGCGGACGGGGCCGATGCCCATGCCCATGCCGGCCACGCGGGTCATGGCATGGCCGACAAGGTCACCCTCGGCGCGCTCGAGATCACCGCGCCTGCCGCCGCTGCGACCCTGCCCAACCAGCCGGTGGCCGGGGGCTTTGTGACCATCACCAACACCGGGGCGGAGGATGACGTGCTGGTAGGTGCCAGCTCAGCCGTTGCCGGTCGCATCGAGGTGCACGAGATGGCGATGGAGGGCGATGTGATGAAGATGCGCGCGCTGGCCGAGGGCTTGGCCGTCCCCGCCGGGGAGACGGTGACGCTGAAGCCGGGCGGCTATCACATCATGTTCATGGATCTGGCCGGGCCGATGGAGGCGGGCACCAGCGCCGAGGTGGAGCTGGAGTTCCGCGACGCCGGCAAGGTGGTCGTGACCTTCCCCGTGAAGCCGCGCGACGAGATCGGCGCGGGCGGGCACGCCCACGGCGGGCATGGCCACTCCGGGCATGAGGGCAACTGATGCTGCGGTCGAAGACGGCGGCGATCTTCGCGGGGGGGGCTGGCCGGGCTGGCCCTCCTTGCGACGGTCTGGTTTGCATTTGTCGCGCCTGCGCTTGACGAGGAGGTGGGGATCGACCTCGGGCATGGCGACTACGTGCTCGCGGGCACCGACGGGCAGCCCTTTACTGAAGACACCCTGCGCGGCGCGCCGACGGCAGTGTTCTTCGGCTTTGCCCATTGCCCCGAGGTCTGCCCGACGACGCTGTCGGACATCGACCGGTGGCAGGCAGAGCTGGCCGACGCGGGCGAGGACCCGCTTCGCACCTACTTCGTCACTGTGGACCCGGAGCGGGACACGGTAGAAATGATGGCCGATTACGTGGGCTGGGTGCCCGACGTGGTGGGCGTGTCGGGCAGCCGCGATGAGATCGACAAGGCGATCCGGGCCTTTCGGGTCTACGCCTCGAAGGTGCCGCTGGAGGGGGGCGACTACACGATGGACCACTCGGCCTTCGTGCTGCTGTTCGACGATCGTGGCAACTTCTTCGAGCCGATCCGATACCAGGAGGAGCTGGAGAGCGCGATGGCCAAGATCCGGCAGGTCACGGCCATGTGAGGGGATGACGGGGTGACGTGCGCGCTGCCGCGCGACACCCCACCCGCCATCCCGCGGGGCGCGCCGGGGCCGGGGGGGGCGGAAAATCACCCGCACGTGAGCCCTGCGCCCTTGCCCTTCGCGGATGCAGCAACTAGAGAGGCCCCTGCAAGCCAGCGTGCGATTCGTCGTGCGCTGTTTTGCGTTTCGTCCAAGACGGTGGGTGGCGCTCGTCCGAGTGCCTTAATTTCCTGCCCGAGACGGGTCAGAACTGGTTTTCCCGCGAGGCATCTCTCGGGCGGACTTGGCTTCAGCCCCGTAACACGGACCTGAGTGTCGGCCCTGGCCGGCAAAAATGAGCCGGGCGGGGATGACCCTGCCCAAATTGGAGTGAAACTGTGGATAGAGCCCAGAAAGAGAAAGTGGTCGAGGAACTCGGCCAGATTTTCGAAAGCTCTGGCGTCGTTGTGGTCTCCCACTACGAGGGTCTCACGGTTGCCGAGATGCAGGACCTGCGCGCGCGTATGCGTGAAGCTGGCGGGTCGGTCCGCGTCGCCAAGAACAAGCTCGCCAAGATCGCCCTGGAAGGGAAGCCTTGCGCCAGCATCGCCGATCTTCTGACGGGTATGACCGTGCTCACCTACTCCGAAGACCCCGTGGCTGCGGCCAAGGTCGTGGACAAGTTCGCCAAGGACAACTCGAAGCTCGAGATCCTCGGCGGCGCGATGGGTGAGACCGCTCTGGACGTCGACGGTGTGAAGGCCGTTGCGCAGATGCCCAGCCGCGAGGAGCTCATTGCTTCCATCGTGGGCTGCATCGGTGCACCCGCTTCCAACATCGCCGGTGCCATTGGCGCGCCTGCTTCGAATATCGCCAGCATTCTTTCGACCATCGAAGAGAAAGCTGCGTAAGGCAACGAATGAGAGCCGCGTAGGGGTTGAACACCTCGCGTTGGAACACATCTAGACAGACGGAAAGCGAAAAATGGCTGATCTGAAGAAACTTGCTGAAGAGATCGTGGGTCTGACCCTTCTCGAAGCCCAGGAACTGAAAACCATCCTCAAGGACGAGTACGGCATCGAGCCCGCCGCTGGCGGCGCTGTGATGATGGCCGGTCCGGCTGCCGGCGGCGACGCCGGTGCGGCTGCCGAGGAAAAGACCGAGTTCGACGTGATCCTCAAGAGCGCCGGCGCTCAGAAGATCAACGTGATCAAGGAAGTCCGCGCCATCACCGGCCTGGGCCTGAAAGAGGCCAAGGAGCTGGTGGAAGCCGGTGGCAAGGCTGTCAAGGAGCAGGTCTCCAAAGCCGAAGCCGACGACATCAAGGCGAAACTCGAAGCCGCTGGCGCCGAGATCGAGCTCAAGTGATCGGTCGCCGTCCGATGCGGACGGCAGCCTGAAGAACTGGCTGGACCCGGGAAAAACCGGGTCCAGCCTAATGCGTCTCGGCAAGTCCCTCGGAAACGAGAGGGATTTTCCAAGGCGTGTTCGTACGGATCGGGCGCTCACCGGTGGGACGGTGGGCAGGTATGGATCCCGGACGCACCTTCATTCGTGAGCCGCCCTCCCGGTGCCCCGGCGGGATGTGCGCGGCGACAGACGAAAGGTATACGACCAGATGGCGACGACCCTCCTCGGCCACAAACGTTTCCGCCGGTACTACGGCAAAATCCGCGAAGTTCTGGAGATGCCGAACCTCATCGAGGTTCAGAAATCCTCCTACGACCTGTTCCTGAAATCGGGCGATCAGCCTGCGCCGGCCGACGGCGAAGGCATCATGGGCGTCTTCCAGGGCGTCTTTCCGATCAAGGATTTCAACGAGACCGCGGTGCTCGAGTTCGTGAAATACGAGCTGGAGAAGCCGAAGTACGACGTGGAAGAGTGCCAGCAGCGCGACATGACCTACAGCGCCCCGCTGAAGGTGACCCTGCGGCTCATCGTGTTCGATGTGGACGAGGATACCGGCGCCAAGTCGGTGAAGGACATCAAGGAACAGGACGTGTTCATGGGCGACATGCCCCTGATGACGCCCAACGGCACCTTCGTGGTGAACGGCACCGAGCGCGTGATCGTCAGCCAGATGCACCGCTCGCCCGGCGTGTTCTTCGACCACGACAAGGGCAAGACCCACGCCAGCGGCAAGCTGCTCTTCGCATGCCGGATCATTCCCTACCGCGGCTCCTGGCTGGACTTCGAGTTCGACGCCAAGGACATCGTCTTCGCGCGGATCGACCGGCGCCGGAAGCTGCCCGTGACCACCCTGCTCTATGCCCTCGGGCTGGACCAGGAGGCGATCATGGACGCCTATTACGACACGGTCGGCTACTCGCTGAAGAAGAACAAGGGCTGGGTGACCAAGTTCTTCCCCGAGCGGATCCGTGGCACGCGGCCTGCCTATGACCTCGTCGACGCCAAGACCGGCGAAGTCGTGTTCGAGGCCGGCAAGAAGGTGACCCCCCGTGCGGTGAAGAAGATCATCGACGAGGGCCAGATCACCGAGCTGCTGGTGCCCTTCGACCGGATCGTGGGCCGCTTCGTGGCCAAGGACATCATCAACGAGGACACCGGCGCCATCTACGTGGAAGCCGGCGACGAGCTGACCTGGGAGACCGACAAGGACGGCGACGTGACCGGCGGCACCCTGAAGGAGCTGATCGACGCGGGCATCACCGAGATTCCGGTGCTCGACATCGACGGCATCAACGTGGGTGCCTACATCCGCAACACCATGGCCGCCGACAAGAACATGAACCGCAACACCGCGCTCATGGATATCTATCGCGTCATGCGTCCGGGCGAGCCGCCCACGGTCGAAGCCGCCAGCACCCTGTTCGACAGCCTTTTCTTCGACTCCGAGCGCTACGACCTCAGCGCCGTGGGCCGGGTGAAGATGAAC encodes:
- a CDS encoding DUF1775 domain-containing protein, whose amino-acid sequence is MLNHSFLAACGLTLMAATAHAHATLEQAEATVGATTKITLRVPHGCEGEATHTVRIEIPEGFYAVKPMPKPGWALETEIGAYETPYDNHGTMMTEGVRAVVWSGGDLADAHYDEFVLRGSVGKQFDGGEVIYFPAVQTCANGVADWTDTSGAPDVPNPAPKLTLVAADGADAHAHAGHAGHGMADKVTLGALEITAPAAAATLPNQPVAGGFVTITNTGAEDDVLVGASSAVAGRIEVHEMAMEGDVMKMRALAEGLAVPAGETVTLKPGGYHIMFMDLAGPMEAGTSAEVELEFRDAGKVVVTFPVKPRDEIGAGGHAHGGHGHSGHEGN
- a CDS encoding SCO family protein, with amino-acid sequence MGIDLGHGDYVLAGTDGQPFTEDTLRGAPTAVFFGFAHCPEVCPTTLSDIDRWQAELADAGEDPLRTYFVTVDPERDTVEMMADYVGWVPDVVGVSGSRDEIDKAIRAFRVYASKVPLEGGDYTMDHSAFVLLFDDRGNFFEPIRYQEELESAMAKIRQVTAM
- the rplJ gene encoding 50S ribosomal protein L10, whose protein sequence is MDRAQKEKVVEELGQIFESSGVVVVSHYEGLTVAEMQDLRARMREAGGSVRVAKNKLAKIALEGKPCASIADLLTGMTVLTYSEDPVAAAKVVDKFAKDNSKLEILGGAMGETALDVDGVKAVAQMPSREELIASIVGCIGAPASNIAGAIGAPASNIASILSTIEEKAA
- the rplL gene encoding 50S ribosomal protein L7/L12, with the translated sequence MADLKKLAEEIVGLTLLEAQELKTILKDEYGIEPAAGGAVMMAGPAAGGDAGAAAEEKTEFDVILKSAGAQKINVIKEVRAITGLGLKEAKELVEAGGKAVKEQVSKAEADDIKAKLEAAGAEIELK